Proteins encoded within one genomic window of Oryza glaberrima chromosome 12, OglaRS2, whole genome shotgun sequence:
- the LOC127757567 gene encoding prolamin PPROL 17D — protein MKIIFFFALLAIAACSASAQFDAVTQVYREYQLQPHLMLQQQMLSPCGEFVRQQCSTVETPFFHSPVFQLRNCQVMQQQCCQQLRMIAQQSHCQAISSVQAIVQQLQLQQFAGVYFDQSQAQAQAMLALNMPSICGIYPSYNTAPCSIPSVGGIWY, from the coding sequence ATGAAGATCATTTTCTTCTTTGCTCTCCTTGCTATTGCTGCATGCAGCGCCTCTGCGCAATTTGATGCTGTTACTCAAGTTTACAGGGAATATCAGCTGCAGCCGCATCTCATGCTGCAGCAACAGATGCTTAGCCCATGCGGTGAGTTCGTAAGGCAGCAGTGCAGCACAGTGGAAACCCCCTTCTTCCATTCACCCGTGTTTCAACTGAGAAACTGCCAAGTCATGCAGCAGCAGTGCTGCCAACAGCTCAGGATGATCGCGCAACAGTCTCACTGCCAGGCCATTAGCAGTGTTCAGGCGATTGTGCAGCAGCTACAGCTACAACAGTTTGCTGGCGTCTACTTCGATCAGAGTCAAGCTCAAGCCCAAGCTATGTTGGCCCTAAACATGCCGTCAATATGCGGTATCTACCCAAGCTACAACACTGCTCCCTGTAGCATTCCCTCCGTCGGTGGTATCTGGTACTGA
- the LOC127756908 gene encoding uncharacterized protein LOC127756908, with the protein MAGEVGREELGGRGKKAAVGGARSGRRRRGRSRLGGDLRAARRRRVDGGEGRVDGEEGAAPVRGGKWGSCAGHEVVGRRLGRQPPAAATMEGEAVARAGVAVEAELARGKRWLAAEGRERHKEEESLLALVLLVMPMASRRRIAVGHSGGVVACSVDARL; encoded by the exons atgGCCGGCGAGGTGGGGAGAGAGGAGCTCGGCGGCAGGGGAAAGAAGGCTGCCGTGGGCGGTGCTCGGagcggccggcgtcggcgcggccgtTCCCGGCTGGGCGGCGACCTGAGGGCGGCCAGGCGGCGTCGGGTGGATGGGGGAGAAGGTCGGGTGGATGGGGAAGAAG GGGCAGCGCCAGTCAGAGGAGGGAAGTGGGGGAGTTGCGCCGGGCATGAGGTGGTCGGGCGCCGGTTGGGGaggcagccgccggcggcggcgacgatggaaGGGGAGGCCGTCGCGCGGGCCGGCGTGGCCGTGGAGGCGGAGCTCGCGCGGGGAAAGaggtggctggcggcggaggggagagaACGGCACAAGGAGGAAGAGTCGCTCCTGGCGTTGGTTTTGCTTGTGATGCCAATGGCTTCGAGGAGAAGGATCGCGGTGGGGCACAGTGGCGGCGTGGTGGCGTGCAGCGTGGACGCCCGTCTATGA